Proteins from one Etheostoma spectabile isolate EspeVRDwgs_2016 unplaced genomic scaffold, UIUC_Espe_1.0 scaffold00018719, whole genome shotgun sequence genomic window:
- the LOC116681761 gene encoding putative beta-lactamase-like 1 has translation MKVKWTMLGMVVFFLLSLVMTFCFIWQYRMPKLKIEVGVKESRAEEMCPLFPQPVPLKHPITSLRVALEKIDILLRSSIHSTKLQAMSAIVVLNDSILWNGNFGKKNTSDPSSSAPNEYTVYRIASLSKIFPTLMLYKLWEDGLVDSLDDPLEKYTDNFTIKDPLWKSRGPASSSVRTYSHRYPGLTLRRMASQLSGLPRRLRSTNLLWSGDTEAALNLLQDDVLVADPGTKCHYSNVAFSLLANILGQKVTGSDFESWVSDNILERLNMKDTGFNLTPAIQRQMAVGVYSNGQPAPLYNLGWYRPAGQMYSTTADMAKLMITLLGANRGTLLRQDTLNTMLTPVFRCHSGYFANSTGTPWEINEQFDYEVVRKDGDLDGYAATLSLVPRLKLGLVILIAGVRPTNQDLVSQAYSYLIPAVARAFREARQTLRPPPNPAPYVGFFTYRNMTFYEIKVDSDGVLVMQQFGPQVDTTVPSKYRTLRLDYLQDRVFRVVFESPYPCKLKVNSASVSLEAQDRQLFNFYLFNNKGMSPGFDSPGLNTYKVTRIAGRPHFIKTGI, from the exons ATGAAGGTGAAATGGACCATGCTGGGCATGGTCGTCTTCTTTCTGCTCTCCTTGGTCATGACTTTCTGCTTCATATGGCAGTATAGGATGCCAAAGCTGAAGATAG AAGTGGGTGTAAAAGAATCGAGAGCAGAGGAGATGTgccctctgtttcctcagcctGTGCCCCTCAAACATCCCATCACATCGTTGAGGGTGGCCTTAGAAAAG ATAGATATACTCTTGAGGTCGAGCATTCACAGCACCAAGCTGCAAGCCATGTCAGCCATTGTGGTTTTAAATGACTCGATTCTGTGGAATGGAAACTTTGGCAAGAAAAACACAAGCGACCCCTCCTCATCTGCACCAAACGAGTACACAGTGTACAG AATTGCGAGCCTGTCTAAGATCTTCCCCACACTGATGCTGTACAAGCTGTGGGAGGACGGCCTGGTGGACTCTCTGGACGACCCGCTGGAGAAGTACACAGACAACTTCACCATTAAGGACCCCCTGTGGAAAAGTAGGGGACCCGCATCTTCATCAGTAAGGACTTACAGCCACCGCTATCCTGGACTAACCCTGCGCAGGATGGCCAGCCAGCTCTCTG GGTTACCCAGAAGATTACGGTCAACTAATCTCCTTTGGAGTGGAGACACAGAGGCAGCCCTTAATTTGTTGCAAGATGATGTCCTTGTGGCAGATCCAGGCACCAA ATGCCACTACAGCAATGTTGCTTTTTCCTTATTGGCCAACATCTTGGGCCAGAAGGTGACTGGCTCAGACTTTGAGAGCTGGGTGTCAGACAATATTCTGGAGCGGCTCAACATGAAGGACACTGGTTTTAACCTAACTCCGGCCATTCAGAGGCAGATGGCCGTGGGTGTGTACAGCAATGGCCAGCCAGCTCCCCTCTACAACCTCGGCTGGTACCGACCTGCAGGCCAGATGTATTCCACAACAGCGGATATGGCCAAGCTGATGATTACTCTTCTGGGTGCAAATCGCGGGACCCTGCTCCGCCAAGACACCCTAAACACCATGCTGACTCCGGTCTTCCGATGCCACAGTGGCTACTTCGCCAACTCCACCGGCACACCATGGGAGATCAATGAGCAGTTTGACTATGAAGTGGTGAGGAAAGACGGCGACCTGGACGGATATGCGGCCACCCTCTCCCTGGTGCCACGGCTTAAACTGGGACTGGTGATCTTGATAGCTGGGGTTCGGCCTACAAACCAGGACCTTGTGAGCCAGGCCTACAGCTATCTCATCCCTGCAGTGGCAAGGGCTTTCAGGGAAGCTCGACAAACTCTAAGACCACCACCAAACCCAGCTCCATATGTGGGCTTTTTCACTTACAGGAATATGACTTTCTATGAGATCAAGGTGGACTCAGACGGGGTGCTGGTTATGCAGCAATTCGGACCACAGGTGGACACAACTGTGCCGTCCAAGTACCGAACTCTTCGGCTGGATTACCTGCAGGACAGGGTGTTCAGGGTGGTGTTTGAGAGCCCGTACCCTTGCAAGCTTAAAGTTAACAGTGCCTCTGTCTCCCTGGAGGCACAGGACAGACAGCTCTTCAACTTTTACCTGTTCAACAACAAAGGTATGTCGCCAGGGTTTGATTCCCCAGGACTCAACACTTACAAGGTAACCAGGATAGCTGGTAGACCGCACTTTATAAAGACGGGAATCTAA